The sequence below is a genomic window from Selenomonas ruminantium subsp. lactilytica TAM6421.
ATTCTTTTTCCAGTGCTTCCAATTCCTGCGTTGCAGCCAGCAGCTGGCTTTCCTCACGGAATACGCCCACCTTGTACCACATGGTATTGATCATGGCATCGCGGATTTCCGGCACGGTCTTGTTGCCTTCTTTGCCGCGGCTTGTTGCCGTATCGAATTTTTCCTTCCACTTCTCGCAGGCTTTGGCCAGGCTGTCCTGATTGCCTTCATACTTGTTGGCCTTGGCAAATTCAGCAGCGCCGTCACCGGCCGTGTGGCCGAATACCAGCACTTCCGACAGGGAGTTAGCGCCCAGACGGTTGGCACCATGTACGGATACGCAGCTGCATTCACCGGCTACATAAACGCCCTTTACGCGGCTTTCGCCTGTATGGAAGTCAGCCATTTCAAGGCCGCCCATGGAGTAATGGCAGGTCGGTGCAATGGGTACGGGTTCTTTGGTGATATCGACACCGGCAAAGCGGCGGGACAGGTCATATACCTGACCGAGGCGCTCATGGATGCGTTCAGCCGGAATCTTGGTGAAGTCCATGTAAACGCCGGCATGGATGCCTTCACCGACGCCACGACCCTGTTCGATTTCCGTGGCAATGGCACGCGCAACGATATCGCGGGTAGCCAGTTCCATTCTCTCCGGCGCGTATTTGCTCATAAAGCGCTCGCCGTTCTTGTTGATGAGCAGCGCACCTTCGGCACGGCTGGACTCGGACAGCAGTACGCCATTGGCCGACAGGCCCGTGGGATGGAACTGCACCATTTCCGGGTCTTTGAAGGGAATGCCCACGTTCATGCCGGCAACAATGCCGTCACCCGTGGAGCTGTACGGATTGGAGGTGCGCACCCAGTAAACACGGCCATAACCGCCGGTGGCGATGATGACGGATTTTGCCGGCACGCCAATCAGGTTGCCGCTGCGCATATCCATGGCGATGACACCGTTGAGCTTATCGCCATCCATGCTGATTTCCAGCATCTGGCATTCGGAAATGAAGTCGATGTTGTTTTCCAGGCACTGCTCGAAGAGGCAGTGAACCATGGCATGACCGGCGCGGTCTTCGAAGTAGGAAGCGCGGGGGTGGCTGTGACCGCCCATCTTGCGCTGATGGAATGCGCCATCCTTCTGACGGTTATAGGGATAACCCATATAATCCATCTCATAGATGTTTTCGCCAGCACGCTCAGCAAAGTATTCCACTGCATCCTGGTCGCAAAGATAATCGCCGCCCTTGATGGTATCAAAGACATGGGATTCGACGGTATCCGTGGGGTCGCTCACACCCGTAACACCGTTCATGCCGCCCTGAGCCATGGTGGATGCGGAGCGGGTGGGAACCAGCTTCGTCATCACGGCCACTTTCAGGTCTTTGCGTTCTGCGGCAGCCAGTGCGGCTCTCATGCCGGCACCGCCACTGCCGATTACCAGTACATCATAGGTTACATCGCCCGTTTTTACTTTTTCCGGAATATTCTTACCATCCCAGGCAAAATACGAGCCTGCTGCCAGTACAACACCGGCCGCTGCCGCTCCCTTGATAAATGTGCGGCGCGAAATTTCCGTTGCCATATTGCTTTTCCCTCCTAAATAAAATAGGCTTTCTCAATCATCCCTTAATGAGACATTAACTAAGGCTATTATATATAAATAGCAGCTATAAGGAAAATACATAGTCCTTATAGCTGCTATTGAAAATTCCAATATGGTTTTATCAGAATTTAAATTGTTTCAACGCTTCTTTTTGCTCATGGGCCATGCTATGTTTATAACCAAACTCAACAAATAATGTTAAAGTTTTTTATAAACTTTGTTGCTCATTAACTGCTCTCGACAAGCCGAGTAAGGGCAAGCCCTCACCAAGCAAGCGGTCTACGCAGCAACTACCACAACTGGACGTAGCACTACGCCCTCTATCCCG
It includes:
- a CDS encoding FAD-binding protein, whose translation is MATEISRRTFIKGAAAAGVVLAAGSYFAWDGKNIPEKVKTGDVTYDVLVIGSGGAGMRAALAAAERKDLKVAVMTKLVPTRSASTMAQGGMNGVTGVSDPTDTVESHVFDTIKGGDYLCDQDAVEYFAERAGENIYEMDYMGYPYNRQKDGAFHQRKMGGHSHPRASYFEDRAGHAMVHCLFEQCLENNIDFISECQMLEISMDGDKLNGVIAMDMRSGNLIGVPAKSVIIATGGYGRVYWVRTSNPYSSTGDGIVAGMNVGIPFKDPEMVQFHPTGLSANGVLLSESSRAEGALLINKNGERFMSKYAPERMELATRDIVARAIATEIEQGRGVGEGIHAGVYMDFTKIPAERIHERLGQVYDLSRRFAGVDITKEPVPIAPTCHYSMGGLEMADFHTGESRVKGVYVAGECSCVSVHGANRLGANSLSEVLVFGHTAGDGAAEFAKANKYEGNQDSLAKACEKWKEKFDTATSRGKEGNKTVPEIRDAMINTMWYKVGVFREESQLLAATQELEALEKEYEHCYVGDNSHVYNTAFEQYVELGNLLQISHAIVQGALARKESRGGHSRRDFPKRDDANFLKHTLIFKDKETGKYRAEYKDVVITKYQPKERKY